AGGTTAAAAGTATGATTATGAAGTATTAATAatttgttaattattaataataaggatTATGGTTAATGAGATTaggaattatgattatgattatgatagtaaAGAATGTACGATGAATTATAAGTATATAAGAATGTTAAAAgggtatgattttatgtgatgttgattaataattaatgatatataAACATGCATgcttgcatgcatacgtatgtatgtacgtGTATACttgtagatatatgtgtgtgtatagtaaatatatacatacatgtatatgtgtgtgaatatatgtatgtatatgtacgcgtGTTGTGTGTATGAATGTTCATTATGTaaagttatataagttagtaaacataataatgaaaagtaataagtatatgtatatgtaccatcttacactattatatatgtaacacatacagctaatatatatataaatatatatatatatatatatatatatatatatatatatatataccatatagttatgaatacatacatgtataataatagtaaagaatatatatatgtatgtatcacatagtagtatatttatatatgtaacatataatgataagtatacataatagttgattaaggtaaataataatactatttttagtataacttatacacttaattatatattaacacttaacttacactaagtatattatcacttatataaatataattttctcGAAAACGGCCACTGTTAATATagattgctatattaataaacaaactttatgtctattagacattaaccaATCGAActtaatatctctaggttgagatcttctTGTTTAACActtcgatcatataacttgcgtggaatatctatctgctattaaggtgaacttcatagcccctctttttacaatttcttaactgttttataaactttggggtgagacacatgcttatttttaaactgtttttatgaatagacgcaagtactcaaattttatccattacatgttgtttgttaacaataacggtcactgctaatataattcgttatattagtaaacatactttgtctgttgacaataacggtcactgctaatataattcgttatattagtaaacatactttgtctgttgacaataacggtcaatgttaatatattcattatagtaataaacaaactttatcagtcactgttaatatattcattatattaataaacaaactttatcggtcactgttaatatattcattatattaataaacaaaatttatcggtcactgttaatatattcattatattaataaacacacttcattctattgattgattttatacggtcactgttaatatattcattaaattaataaacacacttcattctattgattgattttatatcagtcaaccctaaactaaatcttgtggtctaaaaacttgttataactattaaacctatgttgttcacttaaCCATttatggttgactcttttaagcatatttgtctcaggtacttagatatgttgcttccgctgtagaactctgctgttacttagaagtcaagccgagcactgggaccagagttaacatccgcgtcaatggcgattttggcggggtgttacattaTTGCTCCATCATCTTCAACCCCTGTTGCTAGCTGAGTCGATGTCATGCCCTCTACTTGGGTGCTGATACTGAACAACAATCGATATGTTGACATTCAAGTGGATAACCTGTCTTTAATTCTGACCATTTCTAAGCGCACCGCGCTTGAGCAGAATCTATACATGCAGGGGTGCGCTCCTGCTGGTATTATTCAAGAGTTGGAGAAATGACACCAGAGTAGAAGTTGAACTTTGACACGCAGCTTTCGTTCATGACATGGGCAATGGACTGCGATAGGTTAAGTACTGAGCGCACCCATCGTGATAGTCTTCACTTGACTGGGCAGCTACAGAAGAGAGTGCAGCTTTTGAAAACCCAGTTGAAAGTGGCCAATGAAGCATTGAAAACAGATGAGGCCACTGTTGAATCCTTGAAAAAGGAAAAAGTTGATTTGTTGTCTTCACAGGTCGACTACGAGGAGGAGAATAAGGTGCTCAGGGAACGGCTTACTGTTTCCAACTCCAATCTTGATTTTCTCACCTTCAAGAAAAATGATCTCACCGCGCCGGTTGACGAAGCTACTGCAGGCCGTGATGCCATGTGACAGAATTAGACAAATCTAAGGGTCGCGCTTCTAACGTTGCCACCCATGTTCTTGGCGCTTCCATCGTTACATAGCTTTACACTCAAGATCTCAAAGCAGCCAAAGCACTTGAGAGGGTGAGGTTCTGGGATCTAATCTCGAAAAACATTGAAGTTCCCTCTGTCATTCCTTAGATCAATACTAACCAGCTTGAAGACAACGCTTATGAGAGAGTAGTCGAATCCAGCAAGGAGCTAAAAAACATCACCATCCATCCCCTTGTGAATGCAATCTCCGATCCTGTAGTTTCGGTGCATGATCTTGCTAAAATGAATTTGTAAGTTTGCAATCCATTACTCGTAGTGTGGGGTCACAGGATGCGCTCGGTAAGGCGTCATGTGATGTTCTTTTTTGCATGGAGCGTGGGGGTCTTGGGTGCACCATGAGCAGACTTCGTTAGCTGCATTTGGCCGCTTGCGCACACTACTCCTAGGGGGTGTACTTGTTATGAGTGTGCTTCATGAGGTGATTTTAACACTATGGGCGCGCTCTCCACCTTTTAGTTTTATTTTTCCTTTCCTGTTCACATGGAGTAATCCGATTGCTGCGGGCGAGGGTTCgaaggattgttaccattagtgtaGGGAAACGTTACCGATGAGCCACCCTTTACTTTTCTGTTCGTAGTTTAAATTTCAATTTCATTATAATGTCCTGCGCACTAATGTTTGCGCTCTATGCACCTCTTTTGTAATAGTACAATTTAGTCAATGTAATGCTTTACATCTTTTGTTTCTATAAGTAAAGTAACTAAATATCATTCCTTATCATATTGTTCGCGTCAATAGGCATTTTAAGTTCTTACAACTTAAATATTTGTTTGCATACAAGCCAATATATACTTGTTTATACTCCAAATTTAATAATGCTAACTGATGCTACACTATTGTGCACATAGTCGACGCTTTTCATTGCATTACTAAGTAAAACATCTAGAGTCTTCCAAGTGACCCAACACTTAGGTTAATGGGCAAGCAACCCCAATGTTTGtcatttatagtcatgacttgcagtcgTCTAGTCTGCGAGAGTGCATTGGTCTAGACAAAACAATGTCTGTTACCCACCCTAAAATCTAGCCTTGTAACTAAACAGGTTTCTGCCATGCGGGAGCTAGAGATCATCCCTTAAGGAGGATGGATGCACGTAATTGCTATCATATTGTGCATCGAAATGTAACAAAACACTTCTATTCaaaaaattaaatttatttattgtaAAATATCAAATCCATAAGCCATATCCAAATGACAACTTATTACAACCATGAAAGAAATACGAAATGTCTTACaagtaaataaatttttttttaagtaAACTAAAAAATCCAAGTGCTTAAAAGAGCGGGGGTGATCAATACCTGGTGCTGTAGCCTGACAATTATATGTAACATCTTTTCAAATTGGTTACATGCCAACTACGAGGCACTCGTTCTCCATTAATTTTTGCTAGGATATAAGATCCCATTGCACTTGTGCTAATAACTTCATAAGGGCCTTCCCAGTTGGGCCCAACTTCCTAGTATTCTCTGATCGACTTGCCTTATTGTTGTGCCATACATAATCCCCAAATCTGAATGACATTGGCTTGACGCGCTTATCATAATACTTAGAGATTTTCTATTTGTTGACGGCTTCACGTATGGCTGCTATCTCTCTGCGCTCCTCTAGCATATTTAGGTTAGCCCGCAAGCCTTCATCATTACTTGACTCATTAAAGCTTCGCATGCGCTTCATTGGAACCAACAATTCAGCGGGGATTCCAGCCTCCATTCCGTAGATCAAGCTGAATGACGTTTCACCCGTGCTATTCTTGTGAGTAGTgcgatgctcccacaaaacttttaggaGCTCATCAACCCACTCATTTCCATACAAGCCCAAAGCGCTTTTATTCCCCTCACGATATCTCTGTTCGTTACTTCACATTGTTCATTTTCCTGTGGGTGAGCGACTGAAGTAAAAGATTTCTTAATATTCAGTTCTCGACACCATGTCCTAAAGGGCTCGCCCTCAAACTGAGTGCCGTTTTCACTAATAATTTCATTGGGGATACCAAACCTGCACACATTATCTTCCCAAAAGAAGTTTCAAATGTGCCTGCTAGTAATTGTTGCCAATATTTTTGCCTCCACCCATTTAGTGAAGTAAtcgattgctaccaccaagaaTTTTATTCCTCCTGAGCAAGCAACAATAGTGTAAATACTGTTAAAGCACGTATATTGTGAAGTATTACACAAGTGTATTATTTCATGCATACCTGAGCACGCAGTAATTGGACCGACAATGTCGATGGCCCACTTACAAAATGGCCATGCAGTCATTATCGGTATCATAGGGTGTCGCGGTGCTCGACTTATTGGTGCGTGTTGTTGACACGATTGGCATGCCCTTACAACTTCTGCTGCATGGTTATGGATGGTGGGCCAGAAATACCCTATGCACATCACTTTTGCAGAAATAGTTCTATATCTTGAATACAAGGCAAAATACCCCTCATGAACCTCTCGGAGCACCTCCTTCGCCCGATTCTGACCAATGCACAACACGCTTGGCCCCAGGTAAGACTTCCTGTACAATATGCCTTCAATTAACACGTACATGGGGGCTTTCACGTGAATCATTCGTGCTTCTTTTACGTCTGCCGGAAGCTCACTCTCAATTAAGAATTTTACCAACGATGTCATCCAATTTGGGTCTTCGTCTTCGATGGGCGCAATGGTTAGCTTCTCATCAATCGATTTCTCCATTAGCACTTCAACCCATACATTCTTTAGCAGATGATAAAAGGTTAAGGCGGCCAATTTGCTGAGCGCGTCTGCTTTCTTGTTTTGTCCCCGGGGTAAATGCATCAGTCGGAATACATCAAATTCATTTCCTAATTTGTGCACCAGTTCCAAGTATCGCTGCATAGAGGCATCATGCGCATcaaatgagatgacccgtcctaatccataagaacgattacaataacatatgattacattgcgaggtatttgacctctatatgatacattttacaaacattgcattcatttttaaagacaaactttcattacatcgaaatttgataggcatgcataccatttcataatatccaactaaaaATGACCGAATATGTCATTTGCTTAATCAATCTTTAATGAacttaatgacttgaatgcaacgtcttttgaaatatgccatgaatgactccaagtaatatctttaatttgagcaaatgcatagtggaagatttctttcaatcctgagaataaacatgctttaaagtgtcaaccaaaaggttggtgagttcattagtttatcatcaatattcattttcatcatttttaatagaccacaagatttcatatttccatttctcataaacatcatgcatgcataaagCCATcttcataaaaatcattcatatggattgaacacctggtaaccgacaataaccataatacatagaatatccccacaaacatcgacgtctgtataataataatctcgaagtactaaagccatccatagagatgaatgggggttgttaggcccaatagatctatctttaggatttgcgtcaattaggggccatttccctaattcttaggttaccagacttgaagggcgatattcgatttcgataatccaaccatagaatgtaattttcgagtacttgtgtctatttcatcaaacatttataaaacatcgcatgtattctcaatccctaaaatatatattgcaaaagcatttaaaaggggagtaatgaaactcatgatactgtatttcgtagtaaaaaatacatatgacggcattgaacaagtgcaaggttggcctcggattcatgaacctatattaagtatatacatttatatgctggtcaatatttatctaacaaattaggtcaagtcgttgtgtatcacaatcctaatgctcgagattctcatgcaaaagtcaacaaaagtcaacttgacccaaaataatttccaaaatctatacatgtttattatttaacataaatatagtcgttttatatatttcaatatatttatcagattctattagaataaataatacaagtcatttattaataaataaaaatttatattaaaatttaaatatgataaaaatacaattttatatatcttaagtactaaaatttataacgttcacttaatatcataaaacataGGGTATGTATTAttgatgtaattatattacgtgtggtaaaatatctttgtatcacataatcatttgataaaataattttgataataataataataagtaaaagttgtattattttgtaataataataattattattattattctattctactaataataataacaatatttatatttactaatgatgatattaattatgataaaatgataattctaatcatgataattttaataataatgatacttttcaatattaatagtaataataataatattttataaatataataattctattcaaaatgataaaatttataataataataataatactaaaatgataataataatgatattttataataacaataatatttctattaaaaatgataattttaataagaatgatagttttaatattaataatacttttactaataataataatgataaaaataatgaaaatgatgtttttacctaaatcaatatcttacaatattataatttcatcatgatacttatactcattatttcatagtcgatttgtttaatagattttagtcctcttatatatcgcattcataataatgataataatgacaatcaaaataattagatgatactaatattagttttaatgataatgatactaataagtattatgataatactaataattctaataataataataataataataataataataataataataataataataataatattaataataaccttaataataataacgatagtaataataataacaataacagtttttaataattatacttataataataataataataataataataataataataataataataataataataataataataatgataacgaccATAATaaggacgatagtaataataatcattttaacaataataatactaaaattaataataatttagttgaccatatcttttaatccgttcatcgaaatcgcacgatttctaaatgaaagttattgatttttcgttagctttccaacgacatgcatatcatataccttatcctagtagcataggtattaaattcatgatctatcatagactatttaatgacgaaatttaacatacaagcatgcataatcatatctactcgagcactagtcagggatacactataatcatataaaatataatatatgagtgctctcacatatcaatattgcgattcaatattgcaggaaaatacatTGACGCGATGGAGATGATAAAcaatagattgacctcacgagcatacccgaacattactcataacctccatagctataacccataattttcttagctctatcccgctcgaaaaatcattttgaaaacatgcgagcagaacctcgtcgtactattttatgtataatactaataataatactaatactaataataatgatactccttatcataagattaataataatattaatcttaatattaataataataataataataataataataataataataataataataataataataataatagtaataataatagtaataataataataatataaatatataatacaaagtaaaagagagagaggtggatagATGTGTGTGTAAAAATCATAAATCGAACGAGTTTTATAATGTGGCCTGGGTTCTGACCCCATGCCATCGCATGGGTCTTCTTtggtttggccatgcgatcgcatggctagctgggGTGGCTCAAATTCATTTAACCTcgtgctgccgacagtttttaaataatattttatatataatatatttaattcatataattatatatatattatattatattccttTGCACagttaatttgtaaatttagtttCGATAATTCGTTCGTTGTCGCTCAACATGTGTCTTGGTTCCGGTTTATCGAACATCggctcgtacgcttagaaaacttgttttAATCGatatgcgacgtgtacctttatcaaaaaataGGCTTAAAttgtcaataaactatatcactctatATGTAATTTGAACGTTTgattgttttggttatttgcttctaaaaATCAACGTTtcgttatttactaatatatataaaaatattattttaaatcaaagtgttatataactaagttaatattatattttatcactttgtaaaatatatatatttttatttagaaatataaatttatatatgttaaaaataatataatatttagtttctcaaactaattatat
This genomic window from Rutidosis leptorrhynchoides isolate AG116_Rl617_1_P2 chromosome 2, CSIRO_AGI_Rlap_v1, whole genome shotgun sequence contains:
- the LOC139888718 gene encoding uncharacterized protein, which encodes MQRYLELVHKLGNEFDVFRLMHLPRGQNKKADALSKLAALTFYHLLKNVWVEVLMEKSIDEKLTIAPIEDEDPNWMTSLVKFLIESELPADVKEARMIHVKAPMYVLIEGILYRKSYLGPSVLCIGQNRAKEVLREVHEGYFALYSRYRTISAKVMCIGYFWPTIHNHAAEVVRACQSCQQHAPISRAPRHPMIPIMTAWPFCKWAIDIVGPITACSGGIKFLVVAIDYFTKWVERYREGNKSALGLYGNEWVDELLKVLWEHRTTHKNSTGETSFSLIYGMEAGIPAELLVPMKRMRSFNESSNDEGLRANLNMLEERREIAAIREAVNK